The proteins below come from a single Arthrobacter sp. B1I2 genomic window:
- a CDS encoding DUF4032 domain-containing protein, translating to MTEEHSAQWHDEPTDYAQVGKLPRFVAASADDNKAASVASSLNITAAAADPELLDLPWHIALEEWPAEYLAALPRGISRHIVRFAHLGGSVIAIKETSEHVARHEYHMLRKLARLDVPCVEPVAVITGRTTPDGRPLNPVLVTRHLKFSMPYRALFSQMLRKDTLTRLIDAQALLMVRLHLIGFYWGDVSLSNTLFRRDAGAFAAYLVDAETGELYPDLSTGQREYDLEIARVNIAGELMDLLDGGLIEEKVDPVATSELIMDSYRRLWAELTEKESFELGERWRVGARIRRLNELGFDVEEYAIKTTQNGSTIQLQPKVVDAGHHMRRLLRLTGIDAQENQARRLLNDMDTFRADNNPDMDEEYSAHLWVSQVFEPIVRSIPRDLSGKLEPAEVVHEVLEHRWYMSEKQERHIPLAEAVQSYIDLILRHRRDEAAIMLNPDTELLKILEVENEESRYGADESADEYPDSDD from the coding sequence ATGACCGAGGAACACAGCGCCCAGTGGCACGACGAACCCACCGACTACGCCCAGGTAGGTAAGCTTCCGCGGTTCGTGGCCGCCAGTGCCGATGACAACAAGGCAGCCTCCGTCGCCTCGTCACTGAACATCACGGCTGCAGCGGCGGACCCCGAACTCCTGGACCTGCCGTGGCACATCGCCCTCGAGGAGTGGCCCGCCGAATACCTGGCAGCACTCCCCCGCGGCATCTCCCGGCACATCGTGCGCTTCGCCCACCTCGGCGGCTCGGTGATCGCCATCAAGGAAACCTCCGAGCATGTGGCACGGCACGAATACCACATGCTGCGGAAGCTGGCCCGGCTGGATGTCCCCTGCGTGGAACCCGTGGCCGTGATCACCGGACGCACCACCCCGGACGGACGCCCGCTCAACCCGGTCCTGGTTACCCGGCACCTGAAGTTCTCCATGCCGTACCGGGCGCTCTTCTCCCAGATGCTGCGCAAGGACACCCTCACCCGCCTCATTGACGCCCAGGCGCTGCTCATGGTGCGGCTGCACCTTATCGGGTTCTACTGGGGCGACGTCTCGCTTTCCAACACCCTGTTCCGCCGTGATGCCGGCGCTTTCGCCGCCTACCTGGTGGACGCCGAAACGGGCGAGCTCTACCCGGACCTCTCCACGGGACAGCGCGAATACGACCTGGAAATTGCCCGCGTCAATATTGCCGGCGAGCTGATGGACCTCCTGGACGGCGGGCTCATTGAGGAGAAAGTGGACCCGGTGGCCACCAGTGAGCTGATCATGGACAGCTACCGGCGCCTGTGGGCGGAACTGACCGAGAAGGAATCCTTTGAACTGGGCGAACGCTGGCGGGTGGGCGCCCGCATTCGGCGCCTCAACGAACTCGGCTTCGACGTCGAGGAATATGCCATCAAGACCACTCAGAACGGCTCCACCATCCAGCTGCAGCCCAAGGTGGTGGACGCGGGGCACCATATGCGCCGTCTGCTGCGGCTGACCGGGATCGACGCCCAGGAGAACCAGGCCCGCCGCCTCCTCAACGACATGGACACTTTCCGGGCGGACAACAACCCGGACATGGACGAGGAATACAGCGCGCACCTCTGGGTGAGCCAGGTCTTTGAGCCCATCGTCAGGTCCATTCCCCGCGACCTCTCAGGCAAGCTGGAACCGGCCGAAGTGGTGCACGAGGTCCTGGAGCACCGGTGGTACATGTCGGAGAAGCAGGAACGCCATATTCCGCTGGCCGAGGCTGTGCAGTCCTACATTGACTTGATCCTCCGGCACCGGCGGGACGAGGCTGCGATCATGCTCAACCCGGATACCGAACTGTTGAAGATCCTTGAGGTGGAAAACGAGGAGTCCCGCTACGGTGCTGATGAATCGGCGGACGAGTATCCGGACTCGGACGACTGA
- a CDS encoding alpha,alpha-trehalose-phosphate synthase (UDP-forming) — protein sequence MQTPVQEKPAGEATAESSASSHAGHTKYDFMVVSNRLPVDRVAAGEGGDDDSGWRRSPGGLVTALAPMMTKTDGAWVGWHGAPDETVEPFSHGGMDLVPVQLSTDDVELYYEGFSNATLWPLYHDVIAPPEFHRTWWDAYRRVNQRFADAVVSHADQGATIWVQDYQLQLVPRMLRRVRPDLRIGFFNHIPFPPPEIFAQLPWRQSIIDGLLGADLVGFQRPSDAGNFMRSARRFLGASVKQQQVHVKGHDGEMTHIARAQAFPISIDAQQIRELAAKPEIIERARQIRQDLGNPKTILLGVDRLDYTKGIGHRLKAFGELLADGRLSVGDATLIQVASPSRERVEQYRLLREEVEGTVGHINGTYDTLENTAVRYLHHSYPVEEMVALYLAADVMLVTALRDGMNLVAKEYVTARTNNDGALVLSEFAGAADQLKQALLINPHDIDGLKATIMRAVELPPREAARRMRAMRKQILDHDVDHWSADFLRALNEKVVRDDS from the coding sequence ATGCAAACACCCGTCCAGGAAAAACCCGCCGGCGAAGCGACAGCCGAAAGTTCCGCTTCCAGCCACGCCGGCCATACGAAATACGACTTCATGGTGGTCTCGAACAGGCTGCCTGTTGACCGCGTGGCGGCAGGCGAAGGCGGTGATGACGACTCCGGCTGGCGCAGGTCCCCTGGCGGGCTGGTGACCGCGCTCGCCCCGATGATGACCAAAACGGACGGCGCCTGGGTTGGCTGGCACGGGGCGCCGGACGAGACCGTGGAACCCTTCAGCCACGGCGGCATGGACCTTGTTCCCGTTCAGCTCAGCACCGACGACGTGGAGCTGTATTACGAGGGCTTCTCCAACGCGACCCTGTGGCCGCTGTACCACGACGTCATCGCGCCGCCGGAATTCCACCGCACATGGTGGGATGCCTACCGCAGGGTCAACCAAAGGTTTGCTGACGCCGTCGTCAGCCATGCCGACCAGGGCGCCACCATCTGGGTGCAGGACTACCAGCTGCAGCTGGTGCCGCGCATGTTGCGCCGGGTACGGCCGGACCTGAGGATCGGGTTCTTCAACCACATCCCGTTCCCGCCGCCGGAAATCTTCGCCCAGTTGCCGTGGCGCCAGTCCATTATCGACGGGCTGCTCGGGGCCGACCTCGTGGGCTTCCAGCGGCCCAGCGATGCAGGCAACTTCATGCGCTCGGCACGCCGCTTCCTCGGCGCCAGCGTCAAGCAGCAGCAGGTGCACGTCAAGGGCCACGACGGGGAAATGACCCATATTGCACGCGCCCAAGCGTTCCCCATCTCCATCGATGCCCAGCAGATTCGCGAACTCGCGGCGAAGCCGGAGATCATCGAGCGGGCCCGGCAGATCCGCCAGGACCTGGGAAATCCCAAGACCATCCTCCTCGGCGTGGACCGGCTGGACTACACCAAGGGCATCGGCCACCGGCTCAAGGCGTTCGGAGAGCTCCTGGCGGACGGCAGGCTCTCCGTGGGCGACGCAACCCTGATCCAGGTGGCCTCCCCCAGCCGCGAGCGCGTGGAACAGTACCGGCTCCTGCGCGAGGAGGTGGAAGGGACGGTCGGCCACATCAATGGCACCTACGACACCCTGGAAAACACCGCCGTCCGCTACCTGCACCACAGCTACCCCGTGGAGGAGATGGTGGCGCTCTACCTGGCGGCGGACGTCATGCTGGTCACCGCGTTGCGGGACGGAATGAACCTGGTGGCCAAGGAATACGTCACCGCCCGGACCAACAACGACGGCGCCCTGGTCCTCAGCGAGTTCGCCGGCGCCGCGGACCAGCTCAAGCAGGCGCTGTTGATTAACCCGCACGACATCGACGGACTCAAAGCCACGATTATGCGTGCCGTGGAGTTGCCGCCGAGGGAGGCGGCGCGGCGCATGCGGGCCATGCGCAAGCAGATCCTGGACCACGACGTGGACCACTGGTCCGCGGACTTCCTGCGCGCCCTGAACGAGAAAGTGGTCCGCGATGACTCCTGA
- a CDS encoding ABC transporter ATP-binding protein codes for MATVTFDNATRLYPGTDKPAVDKLNIDIADGEFLVLVGPSGCGKSTSLRMLAGLEDVNAGRILIGDRDVTDVPPKDRDIAMVFQNYALYPHMTVADNMGFALKIAGISKEERAERVREAAKLLDLEQYLDRKPKALSGGQRQRVAMGRAIVRNPQVFLMDEPLSNLDAKLRVQTRTQIASLTRRLGVTTVYVTHDQVEAMTMGDRVAVLKDGLLQQVDTPRNLYDRPKNVFVAGFIGSPAMNLLELPVVDGGVQFGGTVYPVPRDVLQEAHGSTVTLGSRPEDLETAPQGEGLKVEVDVVEELGADAYVYGHTTLDGKDHDIVARVDGRRPPMKGEIIYVRPQSGHVHLFDTKTGLRLGD; via the coding sequence GTGGCTACAGTTACTTTTGATAACGCTACGCGTCTGTACCCGGGCACAGATAAGCCCGCCGTCGATAAGCTCAACATCGACATCGCCGATGGCGAATTCCTGGTCCTCGTTGGACCCTCCGGTTGCGGCAAGTCCACCTCCCTGCGCATGCTCGCAGGCCTTGAGGACGTCAATGCCGGCCGCATCCTGATCGGTGACCGTGACGTCACCGATGTTCCGCCGAAGGACCGCGACATCGCGATGGTTTTCCAGAACTACGCGCTGTACCCGCACATGACTGTGGCCGACAACATGGGCTTCGCCCTGAAGATCGCCGGCATCTCAAAGGAAGAGCGCGCCGAGCGCGTCCGTGAAGCTGCCAAGCTCCTTGACCTCGAGCAGTACCTGGACCGCAAGCCGAAGGCACTTTCCGGTGGTCAGCGCCAGCGTGTTGCCATGGGCCGCGCGATCGTCCGTAACCCTCAGGTCTTCCTGATGGATGAGCCGCTGTCCAACCTGGACGCCAAGCTCCGCGTCCAGACCCGTACCCAGATCGCATCCCTGACCCGCCGACTCGGCGTCACCACCGTCTACGTGACGCACGACCAGGTCGAGGCCATGACCATGGGTGACCGCGTCGCGGTGCTGAAGGACGGCCTGCTGCAGCAGGTGGACACCCCCCGCAACCTGTACGACCGCCCCAAGAACGTCTTCGTTGCCGGCTTCATCGGCTCCCCCGCCATGAACCTGCTGGAACTTCCCGTCGTCGACGGCGGCGTGCAGTTTGGCGGTACGGTCTACCCCGTCCCGCGCGACGTCCTCCAAGAGGCGCACGGCTCCACGGTCACGCTGGGCAGCCGTCCCGAAGACCTGGAAACCGCTCCGCAAGGTGAAGGCCTGAAGGTGGAGGTGGACGTCGTTGAGGAGCTCGGCGCCGACGCCTACGTCTACGGCCACACCACGCTGGACGGCAAGGACCACGACATCGTGGCCCGCGTCGACGGCCGCCGTCCTCCGATGAAGGGCGAGATCATCTACGTCCGCCCGCAGTCGGGCCACGTGCACCTGTTCGACACCAAGACCGGCCTGCGTCTCGGCGACTAA
- a CDS encoding FAD-binding oxidoreductase, giving the protein MGSIVDELEAVLASGQVDTGEVSLRRYAVDQAPVIDFQLPLAVVFAESVADVQAVVKACAGSGVAIVPRGAGTGVSGGAHATRNCIILSLERMDRILALNPDDETAVVEPGVVNAVLNEAAAGHGLMYAPDPASFRSSTIGGNVATNAGGLRCAKYGVTRDSVLALDLVLADGSLIHTGHQTFKGVAGYDLTGLFVGSEGTLGIVVGITVRLKYLPREVHTVAAFYPDFRMAAAGVLAVGKARVQPAIMELLDGGTLAQLDDIHGSDLTARGKSLLLVQTDGFGAAAEADVVRQVLRAGGATVTTEASAEAERLVELRRHSRGTEVDDEYRVGEDVAVPRSRLVDYVAGLEAMAAAQQVHLKVVAHAGDGNLHPTFWIDRQGADVDTGAMQRLQAALDESIAAALAMGGTITGEHGVGQYKLRWLGQEQPEPVRELQRRIKDLFDPAGILNPGKAI; this is encoded by the coding sequence GTGGGAAGCATCGTTGACGAGCTGGAAGCCGTCCTGGCGTCCGGCCAGGTGGATACCGGCGAGGTTTCGCTCCGGCGGTACGCCGTCGACCAGGCGCCCGTCATCGACTTCCAGCTTCCCCTGGCTGTGGTGTTCGCCGAATCAGTGGCCGACGTGCAGGCGGTGGTGAAGGCGTGCGCGGGCAGTGGAGTGGCGATCGTCCCCCGGGGTGCGGGCACGGGGGTATCCGGTGGTGCCCATGCCACCAGGAACTGCATCATCCTCTCGCTGGAGCGGATGGACCGCATCCTCGCCCTGAATCCGGACGACGAAACCGCCGTCGTGGAGCCAGGGGTGGTCAATGCCGTCCTCAACGAAGCGGCAGCAGGGCATGGCCTCATGTACGCGCCGGATCCGGCCAGTTTCCGGAGCTCCACCATTGGTGGCAACGTTGCCACCAACGCCGGCGGCCTGCGCTGTGCCAAGTACGGCGTCACCAGGGATTCCGTCCTGGCGCTGGATCTCGTCCTGGCCGACGGGTCCCTCATCCACACCGGCCACCAGACCTTCAAAGGCGTGGCGGGCTATGACCTCACCGGCCTCTTCGTGGGGTCCGAGGGAACGCTTGGAATCGTCGTCGGAATTACGGTGCGGCTGAAATACCTGCCCCGGGAAGTCCACACCGTGGCCGCCTTCTATCCGGACTTCAGGATGGCCGCTGCGGGGGTCCTGGCTGTGGGCAAGGCGCGCGTCCAGCCCGCCATCATGGAACTGCTCGACGGCGGCACGTTGGCCCAGCTCGATGACATCCATGGCTCCGACCTCACCGCACGGGGGAAATCCCTGCTCCTGGTCCAGACGGACGGGTTTGGAGCTGCCGCGGAAGCGGACGTGGTGCGCCAGGTCCTCCGAGCAGGCGGGGCAACGGTAACCACTGAGGCAAGCGCAGAGGCGGAGCGGCTGGTGGAGCTCCGCCGGCACAGCAGGGGCACCGAGGTGGACGACGAGTACCGGGTCGGTGAGGACGTGGCTGTTCCCCGGTCCCGCCTGGTGGACTACGTTGCAGGGCTCGAAGCCATGGCCGCCGCCCAGCAGGTGCACCTCAAGGTGGTGGCCCACGCCGGTGACGGCAACCTGCATCCCACGTTCTGGATCGACCGGCAGGGGGCGGACGTCGACACGGGCGCGATGCAGCGGCTGCAGGCGGCACTGGACGAATCCATCGCGGCGGCACTGGCCATGGGCGGCACCATCACGGGTGAGCACGGGGTGGGCCAGTACAAACTCCGGTGGCTGGGCCAGGAGCAGCCGGAGCCCGTCCGGGAGCTTCAGCGCAGGATCAAGGACCTGTTTGACCCTGCCGGGATCCTCAACCCCGGAAAGGCGATCTAG
- the otsB gene encoding trehalose-phosphatase, protein MTPDGRSTKASLTLTPELREALRRIAATEHLLVAMDFDGTMAPIVGRAQDARPLPRSAAAFAGLAVLPRTTTALISGRALASLRDVASPPVDTLLIGSHGAEAWLGPGSTELTLDADQKALLEGVRAELAGIVAEAPGTSLEDKPAGVVLHTRLAADDVAEDAASAARSVLQDRKGVFLKEGKRVLETSVVNASKGEGVSFLRQATGATAVLFAGDDVTDEDAFGRLGPGDVGVKVGLDFTQAQFRVEAPVHVAELLEALLQERSIAVAEEDPQAASG, encoded by the coding sequence ATGACTCCTGACGGCCGCAGCACCAAGGCATCGCTGACGCTCACCCCCGAACTCCGGGAAGCGCTGCGTCGGATCGCCGCAACAGAGCACCTGCTGGTGGCCATGGATTTTGACGGCACCATGGCACCTATCGTGGGCCGCGCCCAGGACGCGCGGCCGCTTCCACGCTCAGCCGCGGCATTCGCAGGGCTCGCCGTGCTTCCACGCACGACGACGGCGCTCATCTCCGGGCGCGCCCTCGCCAGCCTGCGCGACGTCGCTTCCCCGCCGGTGGACACCCTGCTGATCGGCAGCCACGGCGCCGAAGCCTGGCTGGGACCCGGTTCCACCGAACTGACGCTGGATGCGGACCAGAAGGCGCTCCTTGAAGGAGTGCGGGCCGAGTTGGCGGGCATCGTGGCGGAGGCGCCGGGCACGTCCCTGGAGGACAAGCCCGCCGGCGTCGTCCTGCATACGCGCCTGGCCGCGGATGACGTGGCCGAGGACGCGGCGTCAGCAGCCCGGTCAGTGCTCCAGGACCGCAAGGGGGTCTTCCTGAAAGAGGGCAAGCGCGTCCTGGAGACCTCCGTGGTCAATGCCTCAAAGGGCGAAGGCGTCAGCTTCCTGAGGCAGGCCACAGGGGCCACGGCGGTGCTGTTCGCCGGCGATGACGTGACCGACGAGGACGCTTTTGGCCGGCTTGGACCAGGCGATGTAGGGGTTAAAGTAGGCCTCGATTTCACCCAGGCCCAATTCCGGGTGGAAGCGCCGGTTCACGTAGCGGAACTGTTGGAAGCCCTGCTCCAGGAGCGGAGCATCGCAGTGGCCGAGGAAGATCCGCAGGCAGCGTCCGGTTAG
- a CDS encoding glycoside hydrolase family 13 protein — protein MLALMSVETVTQGTSALAGPLTLIHAADTAPGWWRSAVIYQVYPRSFRDLNGDGIGDLAGITEELPHLADLGVDAVWLSPFYRSPQRDAGYDVSDYCDVDPIFGTLGDFDVMMAESHRLGLRVIVDLVPNHCSDQHPAFQAALAAPAGSPERDLFIFRDGTGPDGQEPPNNWQSHFGGPAWTQAEGRDGQPGQWYLHLFDSSQPDFNWDNPAVHAEFERVLRFWLDRGVSGFRVDVAHALVKAPGLPAWGGRADGGSSEGYPGHEAPMFGQPGVHDIYRQWRLVLDEYGPDRILCAEASVDLHRLAHWVRPDEMHQAFNFPYLHAGLDPYRLRSVITDSLTVLDGVGAPSTWVLSNHDVVRHASRFGYNGHGPRDGDGIGAADPRPDEELGRRRAAAASLFMLGLPGAAYLYQGEELGLPDGIDIPGHLRQDPTFARTGGQRLGRDGCRVPLPWRAGDMHLGFGSGSDPWLPIPASFGSLARDLQAESPSSHLSLYRDALARRRELDLGRGSLSWAEDWCTGSSLGYLNGTTLVLMNLNHGPLELPAGHVLIRSTSAGTEGLLASGETAWIRITAAD, from the coding sequence ATGCTGGCTCTCATGTCTGTCGAAACTGTGACGCAGGGCACCTCGGCCCTTGCTGGTCCCCTGACGCTCATCCATGCTGCTGACACCGCGCCCGGCTGGTGGCGCTCAGCCGTGATCTACCAGGTGTACCCCCGTTCGTTCCGGGACTTGAACGGCGACGGTATTGGAGACCTGGCAGGCATTACGGAGGAACTGCCGCACCTGGCGGACCTGGGAGTCGACGCCGTTTGGCTGTCCCCCTTCTACCGTTCCCCGCAACGTGATGCCGGATACGACGTCAGCGACTACTGCGACGTCGACCCGATCTTTGGCACTCTCGGTGACTTCGACGTCATGATGGCGGAATCGCACCGCCTGGGCCTGCGGGTGATTGTGGACCTGGTGCCCAACCACTGCTCCGACCAGCATCCCGCGTTCCAGGCAGCCCTTGCAGCCCCGGCCGGCAGCCCGGAGCGGGACCTGTTCATCTTCCGTGACGGAACCGGCCCGGACGGACAGGAACCGCCGAACAACTGGCAGTCCCATTTCGGCGGGCCCGCCTGGACCCAGGCGGAAGGAAGGGACGGCCAGCCGGGCCAGTGGTACCTGCACCTCTTCGATTCCTCGCAGCCTGACTTCAATTGGGACAACCCCGCCGTCCATGCGGAATTCGAGCGTGTGCTTCGTTTTTGGCTGGACCGCGGCGTCTCCGGTTTCCGGGTGGACGTAGCCCATGCCCTGGTGAAGGCGCCGGGACTACCGGCCTGGGGCGGCCGCGCCGATGGCGGCAGCAGCGAGGGGTACCCCGGCCATGAGGCACCCATGTTCGGGCAGCCCGGCGTCCACGACATCTACCGGCAATGGCGGCTTGTCCTGGACGAGTACGGCCCGGACCGGATCCTCTGCGCCGAGGCGAGCGTGGACCTCCATCGGCTGGCCCACTGGGTCAGGCCGGACGAGATGCACCAGGCGTTCAACTTCCCGTATCTGCATGCGGGCCTGGACCCGTACCGGCTGCGCTCGGTCATCACGGACTCCCTGACCGTCCTTGACGGCGTGGGCGCCCCCAGCACATGGGTGCTCTCGAACCACGACGTGGTCCGCCACGCCAGCCGGTTTGGCTACAACGGCCATGGTCCACGGGACGGCGACGGCATCGGGGCGGCCGATCCCCGGCCCGATGAGGAACTCGGCCGGCGCCGCGCAGCTGCCGCTTCCCTGTTCATGCTGGGGCTTCCCGGCGCCGCCTACCTCTACCAGGGTGAGGAGCTGGGGCTGCCGGACGGCATCGACATTCCAGGCCACCTGCGCCAGGACCCCACGTTCGCCCGTACCGGGGGGCAGCGGCTGGGCCGTGACGGCTGCCGGGTACCGCTGCCCTGGCGGGCAGGAGACATGCACCTGGGCTTCGGTTCGGGAAGCGATCCCTGGTTGCCCATTCCAGCCTCCTTTGGCAGCCTGGCTCGGGACCTGCAGGCGGAATCGCCATCGTCGCACCTGTCCCTCTACCGGGACGCCCTGGCCCGGCGCCGGGAGCTGGACCTCGGCCGGGGATCCCTGTCGTGGGCCGAGGACTGGTGCACGGGGTCCTCACTGGGTTACCTGAACGGCACTACGCTGGTGCTTATGAACCTCAACCACGGGCCGCTGGAGCTGCCTGCAGGCCACGTCCTTATCCGCAGTACGTCCGCCGGCACGGAAGGACTGCTGGCTTCGGGCGAAACAGCCTGGATCCGCATCACAGCAGCAGACTGA